GACGATGGCGGTCAGCACGGCGAGGGACCAGCCCTCGGTGCCTCCGGGAAAGAGCCCGTGCCCTTCCCTGAGAGCGCCGAAGAGCCCGGTCGCCAGGGTGAGTAAGGCGAGTCCGACGACGACGAACGGCAGCGTCGAGGCGATGCCCCCAACGAACGCGAGTCCAGCGAAACCACGCGGCCGTGAGACCGGGGCGGCGCTCTCGGTCGGTTTCATTCCCGTCCCTCTCACAGCCGGCGGTGCCGATGCCACGTGGTGGCTTCCGAGTCATGCGACCACGGCCGAAACCTCACCACGCGGCCGTGCACGACAGGCGCATGCCTCAACAGTAGGCCGCCGAGGGCTCTGACGGGCAGCGCTCTACTGCTCTTGCCCGAATGCGACCCGGCCACCCTTATCCAGCTGATATGCGCCGAACGAGTGATCCTGGCGGGGAGTTGCCCCGCACAGCCGTACTATTCCCCGACCGGCGCGGACACCTCGCGGGCCGCTTCCGGCCCCTGCTCGAGAAGGACCGCGAAGCCGTCCTCGTCCAGCACGGGCACCTTCAGCTGCATGGCCTTGTCGTGCTTCGATCCGGGGTTGTCACCCACGACAACGAACGAGGTCTTCTTCGAAACGGAACCCGTCACTTTCGCTCCACGACTCTGGAGCGCGTCCTTTGCGCCATCTCTCGTGTAGCTCTCGAGTGTTCCGGTGACGACGACCGTGAGGCCCTCGAGCGGACGCGGCCCCTCGTCCTCGCCGGAGCCCTCCTCCTCCATCCGGACGCCCGCGGCACGCCACTTGCGGAGGATCTCGCGGTGCCAGTCCTCCTCGAACCACTGCTTCACCGAGGCGGCGATGGTCGGCCCGACGCCCTCGACGGCGGCCAGTTCCTCCTGTGACGCCTGCTCGATCCGCTCGATCGAACGGAACTCACGGGCCAGCTCCTCGGCGGCGACGGGGCCCACATGGCGAATGGAGAGGCCGGTGAGGATGCGGGCCAGCGGGCGCTCCTTGGCGGCCGCGATGTTCTCCAGCATGGCCAGCGTGTTCTTCTTCGGCTCGCCCTGCTGATTGGCGAAGACCGTGACGATCTTCTCCTCGCCGGTCTTCGGGTCGCGCTTGGGCAGTCCGCTGTCCTGGTCCAGCACATACGCCTTGATGGGCAGCAGCTGTTCGACCGTCAGGTCGAACAGGTCGCCCTCGTCGGCCAGGGGCGGCTCGGCGGGCTCCAGCGGCTTCGTCAGGGCCGCCGCCGCCACATAGCCGAACGCCTCGACGTCCAGCGACTTGCGGCCGGCGAGATAGAACAGCCGCTCGCGCAACTGGGCCGGGCAGCTGCGGGCGTTGGGGCAGCGCAGATCGACGTCGCCCTCCTTCATCGGCCGCAGGGGCGTGCCGCACTCGGGGCACTCGGACGGCATCACGAACTCGCGCTCGGTGCCGTCCCGCAGGTCGACGACCGGGCCCAGGATCTCCGGGATGACGTCGCCCGCCTTGCGCAGCACGACCGTGTCGCCGATCAGGACGCCCTTGGCCTTCACCACGTCCTGGTTGTGCAGCGTCGCGAACTCGACCTCGGAGCCCGCGACCGTCACCGGCTCCACCTGGGCGTACGGGGTGACCCGGCCGGTTCGGCCCACACCGACGCGGATGTCGACCAGCTTGGTGTTGACCTCCTCCGGAGGGTACTTCCAGGCGATCGCCCAGCGGGGCGCCCGCGACGTCGAGCCCAGCCGCCCCTGGAGCGGGATCTCGTCCAGCTTGACGACCACTCCGTCGATCTCGTGCTCCACGGAGTGGCGGTGCTCGCCGTAGTACCCGATGAACTCCCGGACCTCTTCGAGGGAGCCCACCACCTTGTAGTGCCGGGCGGTCGGCAGGCCCCACTCGTGCAGCAGCTCGTACGCCTCGGAGAGCCGGCCGATCTCCAGGCCCTCGCGCGCGCCGATGCCGTGCACCACCATGTGGAGCGGCAGGGTCGCCGTGACCTTCGGGTCCTTCTGGCGCAACGAACCCGAAGCCGAGTTGCGGGGGTTGGCGTAGGGCTGCTCACCGGCCGCGACCCGGCGGGCGTTGAGCTCCTCGAAGGCCTCCATCGGGAAGTAGACCTCGCCCCGGATCTCCACCAGATCGGGTACTCGCTCACCCTTCAGGCGGACCGGAATGTCCCCGATCGTCCGGACGTTGGGGGTGATGTCCTCGCCGGTGCGGCCGTCGCCCCGGGTCGCGGCCCGGACCAGCCGGCCCTTCTCGTACGTCAGGTTGACGGCCAGGCCGTCGACCTTGAGCTCGCACAGGAAGTGGTGCGCGGAGGTACCGACCTCCCTGGCGACCCGGTCCGCCCAGGCGGCGAGCTCCGCCTCGTCGAAGGCGTTGTCGAGGGAGAGCATCCGCTCGCGGTGCTCGACCGCCGTGAACTCCGTCTCGTACGCCACCGAGACCTTCTGGGTCGGCGAGTCGGGCGTGCGCAGCTCCGGGTACCGCTCCTCCAGCACCTCCAGCGACCGCATCAGCCGGTCGAACTCGGCGTCGCTGACGACCGGCTGGTCCTTCACGTAGTACCGGAAGCGGTGCTCCTCGATCTGCTCGGCCAGCCGGGCATGCTCGTCCCGCGCCTCCGCCGGCACCGGCCCCTGCTGTTCGACAGCCACCGTCACGTCCTCCCGTTACCTCAGCCCTCAGTCCATCACTCAGGGTTGTCCGCGAGTGATCTCGCCGCCCGGACGCTGTGGGCCAGAGCAGCACGGGCGTAGCCGGGCGAAGCACCCGCGAGCCCGCACGACGGGGTGACCACGACGGACTCGGCGAGAGTCCCCGGATTCAGCCCCAGCCTGCGCCACAGCGTCCTGACACCCATGACGCTACCGGCAGGGTCGGACAATGGGCCGTCGGTCGAGGGCACGATCCCCGCGAAGAGCTTCGTACCGCCTTCGGCGGCCTCTCCGATCGACTCCTCGTCACGTTCAGTGAGCAGCGCGAAATCGAACGAGATCCCGGCGGCTCCGGCCCGGCGCAGCAGGGCGAACGGCACCTCCGGAGCACAGGAGTGCACGACCACCGGCACGCCGGCCGCGCCGACGACCTCCCGCAGCGTGCTCTCGGCGAGCTGCCGGTCCACGGCGCGGTGGGTCCGGTATCCGCTGGCGGTCCTCACCAGGCCGCGCAGCACGGCCGTGAGGGACGGCTCGTCGAGCTGCAGCACCGGCCGGGCGCCGGGCACGCGGCGCCGCACCTCGGCGAGATGACCGCGGATGCCTTCGGCGAGCGAGTCCGCGAGATCCCGGCAGGCTCCGGGGTCGGCGAGGGCCGCCTCGCCGTTCCTGAGCTCCAGAGCGGCCGCGAGCGTCCAGGGCCCGACGGCCTGGACCTTGAGCGGGCCCTCGTAGCCCTGGGTGAACTCCTCCAGCGCGTCCAGGTCCTCGCCGAGCCACGACCTGGCCCGCCGGGTGTCCCGGCCGGGCCGGTCGCTCATCCGCCAGCCGCTCGGCTCCACGTGCGCGTACAGCTCCACGAGGAGCCCCGCGGTCCGGCCGATCATGTCGGCGCCGGGGCCGCGGGCGGGCAGTTCGGGCAGATGGGGAAAGTCCTCGAAGGATCCGGTCACGGTCTTCGCGGCCTCGCGCGCGTCCCCGCCGGGCAGGGAGCCGACCCCGGTGGCGGGGCCCCAGACGACGTCGCTCATCGCCCCGGCCGGACGGTGAGGTCGTGGATGTCGGCGTCGCGCGGGAGGTCCAGGGCGGTGAGGATCGTCGTCGCGACCGACTCGGGGTCGATCCACCGCGACGGGTCGTACTCCTTGCCCTCCTGCTGGTGCACCTTCGCCTGCATGGGGCTCGCGGTACGGCCGGGGTACACCGACGTGACCCGGACGCCGTGTTCCCGCTCCTCGTGGCGCAGGGCGTCGGCCAGCGCCCTGAGACCGTGCTTGGAGGCGGCGTAGGCGCCCCACTCCGCGTGGGCGTTGAGCCCGGCGCCCGAGTTGACGAAGATCACCTTGCCCCGGGAGACGCGCAGTTGGGGGAGCATCAGCCGGGTGAGCTCCGCCGGGCTGACCAGGTTCACGTTGAGCTGGGTCTGCCAGGTCTTCGGCGTGAGGTCGGCGACCCGGCCGAGGTCCACGACGCCCGCGATGTGCAGCAGCGAGTCGACGCGCTCGGGCAGCGTCTGGTGCGAGAAGGCCCAGGACAGCCGGTCGGGTGTGGCGAGGTCGCCGACGAGGGTGCGGGAGCCGGGGTAGGCCTGGGCCAGTTCCCGGGCGCGACCGGCGTCCCGGGCCAGCAGCACGAGGTCGTCGCCGCGCTCGTGCAGCCGGCGCGCGACGGCCGCGCCGATGCCGGAGCCCGCTCCGGTGATCAGATGAGTAGCCATACCGGCAATGCTCGCATCACTGCACCCCCGCGCCTTCCTCGAGGTGGGCGAGGGCGCCGACCGCGTCCTCGGCGAAGAAGACCAGGTCGGTGAGGGGCACCGGCAGGAAGCCCTCGTCGTCCATGCGCTGGAACTGCTGTTTCAGCCCGTCGTAGAACCCCGCCGTGTTGAGCAGCACCACCGGCTTCGCCGTGTGGCCGTGCTTCTTCAGCTCCAGGATCTCCGTGGCCTCGTCCAGCGTGCCCGTGCCGCCCACCATGATCACGACCGCGTCGGACTTGGCCAGGAGCAGCGCCTTCCGCTCGGCGAGGTCCCGTGCCACGAGCATCTCGTCGGCGACCGGCCTCGCCTTGTCCTGCAGGAACTCCACCGAGACCCCGATCAGTCGGCCGCCGGCCTCGTGCACCCCGTCCGCGACGACCTTCATCAGACCGACGTCGGAGCCGCCCCACACCAGCGTGTGCCCGCCCTTGCCGAGCAGCTCGGCGAACTCGCGGGCAGGGCCTGTGTAGCGGTCGTCGAGGTCGGCGGCGGAGAGGAAGACGCAGATGTTCACGGGCTCACGGTACGTGCCGCCGCCGACACCCGGCCCGCGCGGTCGGAAGCCGGGAGGAAATGGCCGGGAACCGCCCTCGTACGACGAGGAGTCCGCGGCACCCGGCCCCCGGGCCCCTCGCCGGCACGGTGCACGCTCGTCCGTGCCCGTCCCCTCCGGAGCGAGCCCCGGCGGCCCGGTGCGCCGGACGCGGTGGCCTCAGGCGGTGACGGAGCTCTGCCGGCGCGTCGTCGCCGCGATCGTCGCCGATCCGACCACACGCGTGCCGTCGTACAGCACGATCGCCTGGCCGGGGGC
The genomic region above belongs to Streptomyces marianii and contains:
- a CDS encoding LOG family protein, giving the protein MNICVFLSAADLDDRYTGPAREFAELLGKGGHTLVWGGSDVGLMKVVADGVHEAGGRLIGVSVEFLQDKARPVADEMLVARDLAERKALLLAKSDAVVIMVGGTGTLDEATEILELKKHGHTAKPVVLLNTAGFYDGLKQQFQRMDDEGFLPVPLTDLVFFAEDAVGALAHLEEGAGVQ
- the ligA gene encoding NAD-dependent DNA ligase LigA; the encoded protein is MAVEQQGPVPAEARDEHARLAEQIEEHRFRYYVKDQPVVSDAEFDRLMRSLEVLEERYPELRTPDSPTQKVSVAYETEFTAVEHRERMLSLDNAFDEAELAAWADRVAREVGTSAHHFLCELKVDGLAVNLTYEKGRLVRAATRGDGRTGEDITPNVRTIGDIPVRLKGERVPDLVEIRGEVYFPMEAFEELNARRVAAGEQPYANPRNSASGSLRQKDPKVTATLPLHMVVHGIGAREGLEIGRLSEAYELLHEWGLPTARHYKVVGSLEEVREFIGYYGEHRHSVEHEIDGVVVKLDEIPLQGRLGSTSRAPRWAIAWKYPPEEVNTKLVDIRVGVGRTGRVTPYAQVEPVTVAGSEVEFATLHNQDVVKAKGVLIGDTVVLRKAGDVIPEILGPVVDLRDGTEREFVMPSECPECGTPLRPMKEGDVDLRCPNARSCPAQLRERLFYLAGRKSLDVEAFGYVAAAALTKPLEPAEPPLADEGDLFDLTVEQLLPIKAYVLDQDSGLPKRDPKTGEEKIVTVFANQQGEPKKNTLAMLENIAAAKERPLARILTGLSIRHVGPVAAEELAREFRSIERIEQASQEELAAVEGVGPTIAASVKQWFEEDWHREILRKWRAAGVRMEEEGSGEDEGPRPLEGLTVVVTGTLESYTRDGAKDALQSRGAKVTGSVSKKTSFVVVGDNPGSKHDKAMQLKVPVLDEDGFAVLLEQGPEAAREVSAPVGE
- a CDS encoding methionine synthase; this encodes MSDVVWGPATGVGSLPGGDAREAAKTVTGSFEDFPHLPELPARGPGADMIGRTAGLLVELYAHVEPSGWRMSDRPGRDTRRARSWLGEDLDALEEFTQGYEGPLKVQAVGPWTLAAALELRNGEAALADPGACRDLADSLAEGIRGHLAEVRRRVPGARPVLQLDEPSLTAVLRGLVRTASGYRTHRAVDRQLAESTLREVVGAAGVPVVVHSCAPEVPFALLRRAGAAGISFDFALLTERDEESIGEAAEGGTKLFAGIVPSTDGPLSDPAGSVMGVRTLWRRLGLNPGTLAESVVVTPSCGLAGASPGYARAALAHSVRAARSLADNPE
- a CDS encoding SDR family oxidoreductase, whose product is MATHLITGAGSGIGAAVARRLHERGDDLVLLARDAGRARELAQAYPGSRTLVGDLATPDRLSWAFSHQTLPERVDSLLHIAGVVDLGRVADLTPKTWQTQLNVNLVSPAELTRLMLPQLRVSRGKVIFVNSGAGLNAHAEWGAYAASKHGLRALADALRHEEREHGVRVTSVYPGRTASPMQAKVHQQEGKEYDPSRWIDPESVATTILTALDLPRDADIHDLTVRPGR